A window of the Tursiops truncatus isolate mTurTru1 chromosome 14, mTurTru1.mat.Y, whole genome shotgun sequence genome harbors these coding sequences:
- the PCGF1 gene encoding polycomb group RING finger protein 1 isoform X1 codes for MASPQGGQIAIAMRLRNQLQSVYKMDPLRNEEEVRVKIKDLNEHIVCCLCAGYFVDATTITECLHTFCKSCIVKYLQTSKYCPMCNIKIHETQPLLNLKLDRVMQDIVYKLVPGLQDSEEKRIREFYQSRGLDRVTQPSGEEPALSNLGLPFSSFDHSKAHYYRYDEQLSLCLERLSSGKDKNKSILQNKYVRCSVRAEVRHLRRVLCHRLMLNPQHVQLLFDNEVLPDHMTMKQIWLSRWFGKVSQCQGSLQGRGRLRGPLG; via the exons ATGGCGTCTCCTCAGGGGGGCCAGATTGCGATCGCGATGAGGCTTCGGAACCAGCTCCAGTCAGTGTACAAGATGGACCCGCTACGGAACGAG GAGGAGGTCCGAGTAAAGATCAAAGACTTGAATGAGCACATCGTCTGTTGCCTGTGCGCAGGGTACTTCGTGGATGCCACCACCATAACAGAGTGTCTTCATACGT TCTGCAAGAGTTGTATTGTGAAGTACCTCCAAACCAGCAAGTACTGCCCCATGTGCAACATCAAGATCCACGAGACACAGCCACTGCTCAACCTCAAACTGGACCGGGTCATGCAGGACATCGTGTACAAGCTAGTGCCAGGCTTGCAAGACA GTGAAGAGAAACGGATCCGAGAATTCTACCAGTCCCGAGGCTTGGACCGGGTCACCCAGCCCAGTGGGGAAG AGCCAGCCCTGAGCAACCTTGGCCTCCCCTTCAGCAGCTTCGACCACTCAAAAGCCCACTACTATCGCTATGATGAGCAGCTGAGCCTATGCCTGGAGCGGCTGAG ttctgGCAAAGACAAGAATAAAAGCATCCTGCAG aacaAATATGTCCGATGTTCTGTTAGAGCTGAAGTTCGCCATCTCCGGAGGGTGCTCTGTCACCGCTTGATGCTAAATCCCCAACAT GTGCAGCTCCTTTTTGACAATGAAGTTCTCCCTGATCACATGACCATGAAGCAGATATGGCTCTCCCGCTGGTTCGGCAAGGTGAGCCAGTGCCAAGGCAGtctccagggcaggggcagaCTGAGGGGGCCTCTTGGGTAA
- the PCGF1 gene encoding polycomb group RING finger protein 1 isoform X2, with product MASPQGGQIAIAMRLRNQLQSVYKMDPLRNEEEVRVKIKDLNEHIVCCLCAGYFVDATTITECLHTFCKSCIVKYLQTSKYCPMCNIKIHETQPLLNLKLDRVMQDIVYKLVPGLQDSEEKRIREFYQSRGLDRVTQPSGEEPALSNLGLPFSSFDHSKAHYYRYDEQLSLCLERLSSGKDKNKSILQNKYVRCSVRAEVRHLRRVLCHRLMLNPQHVQLLFDNEVLPDHMTMKQIWLSRWFGKPSPLLLQYSVKEKRR from the exons ATGGCGTCTCCTCAGGGGGGCCAGATTGCGATCGCGATGAGGCTTCGGAACCAGCTCCAGTCAGTGTACAAGATGGACCCGCTACGGAACGAG GAGGAGGTCCGAGTAAAGATCAAAGACTTGAATGAGCACATCGTCTGTTGCCTGTGCGCAGGGTACTTCGTGGATGCCACCACCATAACAGAGTGTCTTCATACGT TCTGCAAGAGTTGTATTGTGAAGTACCTCCAAACCAGCAAGTACTGCCCCATGTGCAACATCAAGATCCACGAGACACAGCCACTGCTCAACCTCAAACTGGACCGGGTCATGCAGGACATCGTGTACAAGCTAGTGCCAGGCTTGCAAGACA GTGAAGAGAAACGGATCCGAGAATTCTACCAGTCCCGAGGCTTGGACCGGGTCACCCAGCCCAGTGGGGAAG AGCCAGCCCTGAGCAACCTTGGCCTCCCCTTCAGCAGCTTCGACCACTCAAAAGCCCACTACTATCGCTATGATGAGCAGCTGAGCCTATGCCTGGAGCGGCTGAG ttctgGCAAAGACAAGAATAAAAGCATCCTGCAG aacaAATATGTCCGATGTTCTGTTAGAGCTGAAGTTCGCCATCTCCGGAGGGTGCTCTGTCACCGCTTGATGCTAAATCCCCAACAT GTGCAGCTCCTTTTTGACAATGAAGTTCTCCCTGATCACATGACCATGAAGCAGATATGGCTCTCCCGCTGGTTCGGCAAG CCATCCCCTTTGCTTTTACAATACAGTGTGAAAGAGAAGAGGAGGTAG
- the LBX2 gene encoding transcription factor LBX2: MSSGSEPRTPRTPFSIADILGPHMVPRGPSASQLPESNQGPTSPLCALEELTSKTFRVLDGHAPQPSEGRAAPGALGPGRAGRRRRKSRTAFTAQQVLELERRFVFQKYLAPSERDGLAARLGLANAQVVTWFQNRRAKLKRDVEEMRADLASLRSLSPEIQCRLALPDGAPGLCPGPARPDSGPRLSDEEIQVED, encoded by the exons ATGAGCTCGGGATCCGAACCCCGGACACCCCGGACACCCTTCAGCATCGCAGACATCCTAGGCCCGCACATGGTTCCCCGAGGACCCTCTGCGTCGCAGCTTCCAGAGTCGAACCAAGGTCCCACGTCGCCGCTGTGCGCGCTGGAGGAGCTGACTAGTAAAACTTTCCGCGTACTTGACGGGCACGCTCCGCAGCCCTCTGAAG GCCGCGCGGCCCCAGGCGCGCTGGGCCCTGGCCGGGCCGGCCGCAGACGGCGGAAGTCACGCACGGCGTTCACCGCGCAGCAGGTGCTGGAGCTGGAGCGGCGCTTTGTCTTCCAGAAGTACCTGGCACCATCCGAGCGAGACGGGCTGGCGGCGAGGCTCGGCTTGGCTAACGCGCAGGTCGTCACGTGGTTCCAGAACCGGCGAGCCAAGCTCAAGCGCGACGTGGAGGAGATGCGCGCCGACCTGGCCTCGCTGCGCTCGCTGTCCCCCGAAATCCAGTGCCGCCTCGCGCTGCCTGACGGCGCCCCAGGCCTCTGCCCGGGCCCCGCCCGGCCTGACTCTGGGCCCCGATTGTCAGACGAGGAGATACAGGTGGAAGATTGA